gtagtatgaagcagagcagggccgagtgttgtgggagctgaacgaggagctggagtgattgtgcaacacacacctcacaagcagcggaacttttattatgacagtcTCCAGTGCTGCTTCTgcttttctggtcatgagtatgaggtaacgcagctctctttatcatattagatacatttgagtgtcaaaaatgttttaacattactctgtgcgttcgttcggcggctgctgtgagatacttgtttgagacacactgcagtaagattttagaatatcataataattctggatggcttgtgttgataaatggcatgcaattaattttagaACGTATTGTAtggtggagaaaatgctgtgttactgtaaaaaaaataaagctgcatctgattatttATGCTAttttagctacttgacaaaatagtgtttttctctgaggcatggtaaagcatggtactcgcaaagaATTAAgcaaattagatttaaacaataagactaaacatgttgagctatataacaacaattagttttctgtctataaatatatcaaaagttgctcccttgtctattaaaacgtgtaatatattaaagcgtctttagtgtttccatggtttgtacaaaataaaaaccgCAAACTGAGGCAGACCGAGGGTTAACGCGGATATGACACAATTGATAGGTGACTCCTCGcatgtcccggagccttggttaaaattgcaatttgcTCACgttttacaaatagttggaaacatttgagatattgtaagtactcaagtgaacaaaatatataacactggcctagtggattttggatattttactgcaaaaattgaaaaaaattataGAATTAAAAACGtcttaatgtgtttgtgtgagagaaattattttatttatttattttttttttttaatgattcttCTGTCTTTTTATTCAGGCTGATCTCATACCAAGAGTTTCTGGCCTTTGAGTCAGTGCTGTGTGTGCCTGATGCCCTCTTCATTGTGGCCTTCCAGCTTTTTGACAAGACAGGCACTGGAGATGTGTCCTTCGGTGAGAACAgtattatttgtatataaatGGTCAGtcttatttaaaatggactgcTGTACACCATATTTGTGTGTACTATGTATGTTTACATGCTAACGTCGTACTCCATTAAAATCAAAACTGTCAAGTATTTGTGTGGTACATGGAGTTTCCTCTTAATTCACTAATGAGGTTTCATTTAATGCTGCCTATGTGCCCAATGTTTTTGAACAGAGCTGTAGTGTTTTATTCCCTTTTACAGAGTCAGCTGATCATAATATAGCTATGCTAAACAAACAAGCAGCTTAACCTTGAACACACGTTCACATGTTCAGCGAAGCTGTACAACACTAATGTTGCAAGCCTTGGTATGTGTTGCAGGAGTGTAAATCTGTCCATGTCCGTGTGTTTACAGAGAACGTGCGTGATATCTTCAGCCAGACGACGGTGCACCACCACATCCCCTTCAACTGGGACTGTGAGTTCATCCGCTTGCATTTCGGCAATAACAGAAACAAACGCCTCAGTTACCTGGAGTTTACCCAATTCCTGCAGGTACCACACCACACAGTTCTACCCCTCAAAATTATGGAGATGTCATATtagatttttattgtttttatatagtatattagaaatataaatatatttaataaaaattatataataacataatactaataattttaatatgatattttttgtaataatatgATGCCCCCAGGATTGTGTAGTTACATTCTTTACCAGCAGGGGTTAACTGGCCCTTGACCTTTTGGTTTGGCGCAAATTTTATACAAGTTTATGCCTTTTGTTGTCATAGGAGCTGCAGCTGGAGCACGCGCGTCAGGCGTTCGCGCAGAAAGACAAGGCCAAGAGTGGCATGATTTCATCCTTGGATTTCAGTGACATCATGTCCACCATCAGACACCACATGCTCACACCTTTTGTGGAGGAAAATCTTGTGTCTGTAAGTGTGCAATAAAATCGTTTTGATATGCTGAGATGGATTTTGTTGTAAAAGGTTTATATGTGTGTCTCCTAGGCAGCAGGGGGCGGCACCTCTCACATGGTGAGCTTCTCCTTCTTTAATGCTTTCAACTCTCTCCTGAACAACATGGAACTGATCCGTAAAATCTACAGCACTCTCGCTGGAACTCGCAAGGATACACTTGTCACTAAAGGTGCGTGCTGTCTGTAATAATATGTTTCTGTTAATCTGCATATGAGAATAAagttttttatcttttattttgcaGAATTGTCTaacattttctttcttctctccATCTGTAGAGGAGTTTGTTCATGCTGCAAATAAGTTCGGTCAGATTACCCCTATGGAAATCGACATCCTGTTCCAGCTCTCAGGGCTGCACTCCCAAACAGGGTACTTTCCTTTTTAAAACCAGTTCATCCACATGTACATTAAGCAGCATTATCAGCTGATCAGGTGTTCTGCAAGACCCCTCTTTCTTATTGGACATCTCTGCTTTTAATGCAAGTagattttatttagcaagaTCTCTTAAAGACTTGTTCAACAAGATCCTTCCAGAAAACGCTTtagaatttattaatttaatttattgtatttttctattttctttagtttgtttttattttatttgtaacttgtatgaaaatgcagctttttttcatgaaaatagCCTCAGCTGCTGACATGGCTTTAAAAtttgttacactttatttcgataatccactttagacattcttctaagtataagtaactttgctactacatgtcaactaactctcattagagtattagtagactgttaggttagggttcgagttagtagaataagttgacatgtagttgcaaagttacttatggTTAGGGATGTGACGGTGAGAAAATGTTCCCATTAattcttatttgtttattaacAATACGAATAAGAATACACCATGCTAGGcctaatataaaataacaaatggGCTAACTTACACaatgtttatataaaaaaactgaaaatcaaaCTGTGGAACCAAATAAATAAGGAACAGAAGGTTTAAGTGCtttagtcaagagcagtgagtaattCTCTCTCTTaccttttgttctttgattaacattaataacaCTAAGATCTGTTGCTGCTGCACACGATGCAGATTTGACACGCATCCCATTTTCTCACAAATCTTAACgttcatttaaagggttagttcacccaaaaatgaaaattctgtcatttattacttaccctcatgctgttccacacccataagaccttcattaatcttcggaacacaaattaagatattttagttgaaatccgatggctccgtgcggccttcatagggagcaatgacatttcctctctcaagatccataaaggtactaaaaacatatttgaatcagttcatgtgagtacagtggctcaatattaatattataaagcgacgagaatatttttggtgtgccaaaaaaaacaaaataacgacttatttagtgatggccaatttcaaaacactgcttcaggaagcatcagagcattatgtatcagtgtatcgaatcatgattcagattgcgtgtcaaactgccaatggctgaaatcatgtgactttggcgctccgaacagcagattcgacacactgattcattgtgctctgaatcttcctgaagcattttttttaaatcggccATCAAAAATactctcgttgctttataatattaatattgagccactgtactcacatgaactgatttaaatatgttttttttagtccctttatggatcttgagagaggaagtgacattgctccctatgaaggcctcactgagccatcggatttcaactaaaatatcttaatttgtgttccgaagattaatgaaggtcttacgggagtggaacggcatgaggatgagtaataaatgacagaattttcatttttgggtgaactaaccctttaagacttaatttaactcatttaagtCTGCTCTTATAAGGACACTCGACAGAATGgacattttggcataatttgtgtgtgttttggtttGTTCAAGCATGGAAGAGAACTCAACTGTGTTAAttgcgttaaatatttttaacgtGTTAAAGTGAAAAAATGTGGTGAAACCGGTGTTGCTACTGAACACTGACTACCATAGCAAGcctacttatagtcagtagaatgtctgttggggagcatcaaaataaagtgttagcaaatATTAaacagacagtctactaatactctaatgatagttagttgacatgtagttgcaaagttacttaaagttaatagaatgtctaaagtggatcatcgaaacaaaaattttaCTGCCTACCTACCTATCAGCTGATCGGGTGTTTATGTATGTTATGATGTGTAGACGATTAAACCTGGCTGATATCGAGAGGATAGCGCCACTGGAGGAAGGAGCGCTGCCATATAATCTGGCTGAGGTGCAGAGACAGGTGGGTTTATCTGTATAAACAGTCAGATAAGAGTCTATTAGGGGtcatttaaatgtgtgtgtgtgagagaaaatTGTAGTGTTATCAGTGAGCTTGCCTTGGCAAACACAACTAATTATGACACAACATCTTTTTACTTTGGGTTAAGGATTTGACACCACTCTcactttcttcagaaaatgtaaatacCTGGTTTAAACTTATTCAGGCTGCTGACATATTTCTGAAATACAGACTGGCCCCAAAAACATGATGCATTTAGTTTTAAAACTCACGTGCTGTTTTTCTCTGTGTGCAGCATTCACATGGGGATGTATCTCGGTCTGTGTTGGTGCAGGCAGCAGAGTCAGCTTACAGGTTTACTCTGGGCTCCATCGCTGGAGGTAGGAGTTTACTCCTTCTGCTCATTTCTCATATTAGTTAAAGGATCCCACGAAATGGATTGAGGGCATTTTTACATTCTATGTCATGTATTTTCTTATGACAAAGAAAGTTGGGAGAAGGACATTAAGGGATCGTTCCATATTTTAGTTCACATCAAAGCCATAAACCATGATTTGCTACTTGCAGTTGCTAGTCAGAGGCAGGTGGTATTAGGAGAAGGGACATTACCTTTCTAGAAAGCATTTTATTGGCCAAATATTTGGATATGTccgtttttgtagtttttagAAGTGCAGTTAATTGTCCATTTTTATGAGTGTGAAGTCCAATTTCATTGGGTTTTTAAAAGTCATGTTTCATAGCACACTATCAGGAaaaggtttggggtcaataagagcataagagacttctttaaaaaaaaaaaaaaaaaaaaaaaatcttacccacaacaaatgtttgaatggtagtgcTTAGTGGTGTAGCTAGTCACAATTCGATACAAATCATGATAGTGAACTCAAGATATGATACAATTGAGATATTTTAAGCCAACATAAAGAGGAGAGGTTAGCTTACTATTAttgaaacaataaaataataataatattattatcagAACCCACAAATATACCCctattgcattattatacattattgaTTGATTATTTTAACGATGCCTTTATGACATTTTTGGGATCTTTTAAGTTTTAGAGGAATGGACTTTAAATGGAGTGTCAAAAATCTCTCaggttttataaaaaatattgaaagaTTTGAAATGAGGTAAAGGTGAgtacatgatgacagaatttacatttttaggtGAATTATACCTTATAAATATAGTAAGCTGAGCATTGGATAAAACTATATCGTTTAAATCATCGATACATACCTTCGCATTTTTATATCACAATATCTGTATATAACTATGTATCATTACACCCCTAGTAATGCATTTGTACTTATATTTCAAAAGAGCAAGAAAACAGTTTTCCATGGCCTTTTCAAATACACAGGTTTAGCTGGTTTAAATGGATGGTATATATCGTTTTTGCGTATGCCATTTAACCTGTGCTTATGTTTATAGCCACTGGGGCCACAGCTGTGTACCCCATAGACCTGGTCAAGACCCGCATGCAGAACCAGCGCTCCACTGGATCCTTCGTAGGAGAGCTCATGTACAAGAACAGCTTTGACTGCGCCAAGAAAGTCCTGCGATACGAGGGATTCTTTGGCTTTTATAGAGGTTGGATTTGTGTTATGTTGACATTCCTGTTTCAGAAAAACCATATAGAGTGTTTGTCTGCATGTTTCTTAACATTGATCTCACTTTCTTTATCCTACTCTTcttctgtttgtgtgtttcccCTACAGGTCTTGTACCACAGCTCATTGGAGTGGCTCCTGAGAAAGCCATCAAGCTCACTGTGAGTGTCATTAAACTGCCTATAGAAAGTAGTTTCTGAGCCACTGACGGTGAATCCAATTACACAAGTTTCTGTGTGTCTGTTTTCCAGGTGAATGACTTTGTGAGAGACAAATTTACCACAAAAGAAGATACGATACCTTTGTTTGCTGAGATTCTCGCCGGTGGATGTGTGAGTATAATAAACTGCACAGAACTGTTAAACTGGCTTATGTTGTACTTCACTGGCTGAACTATCGGTCTCTGTCTTTCCAGGCTGGTGGGTCGCAGGTTATTTTCACCAACCCTCTGGAAATCGTCAAGATTCGTCTGCAGGTTGCCGGCGAGATCACTACAGGCCCCAGAGTGAGCGCGCTCAATGTGGTCCGAGACCTCGGCTTCTTTGGCCTCTACAAGGTGGGGGACACGTCTGTCTTTGTCTTTTTATCCAGGAAAATTTGACATTGTAACTTCTCACTGCTTGCATCCAGAATACAATTGAATATGGGTGCTATGCCTTGGTGTAAACTAAACACACAAACGTTACTGGTTTTCCTCCACAGGGTGCCAAGGCTTGTTTCCTGCGTGATATCCCCTTCTCTGCCATCTATTTCCCCGTCTATGCTCATACGAAGACACAACTGTCAGATGAGGATGGAAGACTGGGGCCTCTGCAGTTGTTGACCGCTGGTGCCATCGCAGGTCAGAACATGACTTCAACTTTGTGATGCTGGCCCAGTTCAGTTTCAGTTAAGGACTGGTTGCACCCTTATaaccattttttctttttcttttaagaaATTGAAATGAACCTTATCTATTTTTTCAATGCATGTtattgatcttattgtgaacgaTTCGTCCGTGTACatgtttcatttttcttttttcaaaatgtcataactcGATCATCCTTCGGTCTCCATCAAGTCCTGACAGACTTCTCACTGCTGATGTAAGCAGGACTTCTCCAGTCATTTAATCTGCTTAAACCCCGCCTCTGCAGATCTTCCTCCAACTCAAAATCCAATCTGCCctcatttttgtcatttacatcacaatagggaagagaAGATCTTCCACTACTTATATCAAGATATTTTTTCAGATAAAATGAAACTGCATCTGACTCAGATTTCCGGTTTTTAATTTCAGAGATTTTCTTTCATGTAATAATAGAAGTTTGAATGATTTTAATTTACAGGTGTACCCGCTGCTTCGCTTGTCACCCCTGCTGACGTCATCAAAACACGACTGCAGGTGGCGGCCCGCGCTGGTCAGACGACTTATTCTGGAGTGATcgactgcttcaggaagatctTAAAGGAGGAAGGCTTCCGAGCACTATGGAAGGGAGCCGGaggtacacacacaaacacgtcACACAGATTTCATTAGAGTCACGTCCATATTCACTCACAGTCCTCTCTCCGTCTTCTCTGTAGCTCGCGTGTTCCGTTCATCCCCTCAGTTCGGTGTGACCCTGGTGACATATGAGCTCCTGCAGCGATGGTTCTACATTGACTTCGGAGGACAGTAAGTGTTGATCATGTTAAGCACACTTTGTACTGCCTGAAAGTGGCAAACGTTAAGTAACGTGTTTTACCAGAGGATTCACACAG
Above is a genomic segment from Chanodichthys erythropterus isolate Z2021 chromosome 21, ASM2448905v1, whole genome shotgun sequence containing:
- the slc25a12 gene encoding calcium-binding mitochondrial carrier protein Aralar1; amino-acid sequence: MAAKVQSTKRADPNELKVIFLKYASVLEKDGERYMTPTDFVQRYLGLHTQLHYNPKTVQLLAGVADTTKDGLISYQEFLAFESVLCVPDALFIVAFQLFDKTGTGDVSFENVRDIFSQTTVHHHIPFNWDCEFIRLHFGNNRNKRLSYLEFTQFLQELQLEHARQAFAQKDKAKSGMISSLDFSDIMSTIRHHMLTPFVEENLVSAAGGGTSHMVSFSFFNAFNSLLNNMELIRKIYSTLAGTRKDTLVTKEEFVHAANKFGQITPMEIDILFQLSGLHSQTGRLNLADIERIAPLEEGALPYNLAEVQRQHSHGDVSRSVLVQAAESAYRFTLGSIAGATGATAVYPIDLVKTRMQNQRSTGSFVGELMYKNSFDCAKKVLRYEGFFGFYRGLVPQLIGVAPEKAIKLTVNDFVRDKFTTKEDTIPLFAEILAGGCAGGSQVIFTNPLEIVKIRLQVAGEITTGPRVSALNVVRDLGFFGLYKGAKACFLRDIPFSAIYFPVYAHTKTQLSDEDGRLGPLQLLTAGAIAGVPAASLVTPADVIKTRLQVAARAGQTTYSGVIDCFRKILKEEGFRALWKGAGARVFRSSPQFGVTLVTYELLQRWFYIDFGGHRPTGSEPMPKSRISELPPVSSEHVGGYRLAAATFAGVENKFGLHLPKFKSSGVVTIHSETPTEQAAAS